A stretch of the Alosa alosa isolate M-15738 ecotype Scorff River chromosome 16, AALO_Geno_1.1, whole genome shotgun sequence genome encodes the following:
- the zgc:56231 gene encoding kinesin-like protein KIF20A isoform X1, with protein sequence MDLTHEGNILEAMESTCNDLFEPCEPCHKALPELSGISSIASMQSEVIDGPEQQQLRVYLRVRPFSKEELNSAEDQGCIVLEDSETAVLHAPKGSASMKNSEKGIGQSMYKFSFTQIFAPGVGQAEVFDGTVRTQVQDFLQGKNSLLFSYGVTNAGKTHTIQGSAKDPGILPRALDIVFQHISGRQYVVMDLKPYLGSDVQRLDSVQLKIEKLNKAALFSLLRESDAEPQKTGRSRSSSSSSVSSLSFSSISYDQTESSAEDMHVQFCVWVAFYEIYNEQVYDLLQLNNSSKTKKRPSLRVCDDSNGNSYVRDLRWVNIHNADEACRVLRVGNKNRSAASTKMNQSSSRSHSIFTIKLLRIDGNDVQGISELSLCDLAGSERCNKTKTFGERLKEAGNINTSLLILGKCIAALRSNGVKSGYVPFRESKLTRLFQGVFCGRGRASMIVNINQCASTYDETLNVMKFSAVAQQVVQVIQPRSLESLAPRLVGRDGKPLVKNGVIDQQAVDNYLSEEELLDGDDDADMSILPQEELLGIIESLRTKLLAERRKNLVQEIQIRKEMGDAMLQQLMDSEEQHSQQMAKLKESYEEKLENTFNLYKDALKEHAYQCAVERVEEDYIPIEEYNTAQDREKELKTRLSEVEEKLRRSETSSRVGCMFSPLQESSTQTMHEGSPASDADAERCKLMYKEKCAVEKLCCEKQELIVTLESRICELNDTLQEAGESYMEKLALVQTLQNKLAYQERETERLQCDVTEKAAELTSLREELAKLSQAPVEPSRPRRGLLANFKESVTSPRSATLCRTLKRSVRSTASLKKKPV encoded by the exons ATGGATTTGACACATGAGGGAAATATCCTTGAGGCAATGGAGTCAACTTGCAATGACTTGTTTGAACCATGTGAACCGTGTCACAAGGCTTTACCAGAACTCTCGGGCATCTCCTCCATTGCCTCTATGCAG AGTGAAGTGATTGATGgtccagagcagcagcagctgcgaGTGTATTTGAGGGTGAGACCGTTCTCTAAAGAGGAGCTGAATAGTGCTGAGGACCAG GGCTGTATTGTGCTGGAGGATTCAGAGACGGCTGTGCTTCATGCGCCCAAAGGCTCTGCCTCTATGAAAAACAGTGAAAAAGGCATCGGCCAATCAATGTATAAGTTCAGCTTCACACAG ATCTTTGCTCCGGGGGTGGGCCAAGCGGAGGTCTTTGATGGTACTGTTAGGACTCAGGTGCAGGACTTTCTACAAGGGAAAAATTCATTGCTATTCAGTTATGGAGTAACCAATGCAGGCAAGACCCACACTATCCagg GCTCAGCCAAGGACCCTGGTATTTTGCCTAGGGCATTGGATATTGTATTCCAGCACATCAGTGGTCGTCAGTATGTTGTCATGGATCTGAAGCCCTATCTCGGAAGCGATGTTCAGAGGCTTGACTCAGTCCAGCTGAAGATCGAGAAGCTCAACAAAGCTGCTCTCTTCAGCCTTCTTCGAGAG TCTGATGCTGAGCCCCAGAAAACTGGCAGGTCTAGAAGCAGCTCTTCATCATCTGTCTCTAGTTTGTCTTTTTCCAGCATCTCGTATGACCAGACAG AATCATCTGCAGAGGATATGCATGTCCagttctgtgtgtgggtggctttCTATGAGATCTATAATGAGCAGGTCTATGACCTTCTGCAGTTAAACAACTCCTCAAAGACCAAGAAGCGCCCTTCTCTACGTGTGTGTGATGACAGCAATGGCAATTCTTATGTCCGAG ATCTAAGATGGGTGAATATCCATAATGCTGATGAGGCGTGCAGGGTTCTACGCGTTGGGAATAAGAACCGTAGTGCTGCTTCTACGAAGATGAACCAGTCTTCCAGCAGAAG CCACAGCATTTTCACCATCAAACTCCTGCGGATTGATGGAAATGATGTCCAAGGAATATCTGA gctctctctgtgtgacctCGCCGGCTCTGAAAGATGCAACAAAACCAAGACATTTGGGGAGCGTCTGAAGGAGGCAGGAAACATCAACACCTCTCTGCTCATCCTCGGGAAATGCATCGCAGCACTGAGAAGCAATGG GGTAAAGAGCGGCTACGTCCCGTTCCGGGAGAGCAAGCTGACGCGACTCTTTCAGGGTGTGTTCTGTGGGAGGGGCAGGGCCTCCATGATCGTCAACATCAACCAGTGCGCTTCCACCTACGATGAGACCCTCAATGTCATGAAGTTCTCTGCTGTTGCTCAGCAG GTGGTCCAAGTGATTCAACCTCGTTCTCTTGAATCTCTGGCTCCCCGTTTGGTTGGACGGGATGGCAAACCACTAGTGAAAAATGGGGTGATTGACCAGCAGGCTGTGGACAACTACCTGTCTGAAGAAGAGCTGCTGGATGGGGATGATGACGCAGATATGTCCATTCTGCCTCAGGAG GAGTTGCTTGGCATTATTGAGAGTCTACGAACCAAGCTGCTTGCTGAACGGAGGAAGAACCTTGTGCAAGAGATTCAGATCCGCAAAGAGATGGGAGATGCTATGCTACAACAGCTCATGGACAGTGAGGAGcaacatag TCAGCAGATGGCGAAGTTGAAGGAGAGTTATGAGGAGAAGCTGGAGAACACGTTCAATTTGTACAAGGACGCCCTCAAAGAACATGCCTACCAgtgtgctgtggagagagtagaggaggacTACATCCCCATAGAGGAGTACAACACTGCACAGGACCGTGAGAAG GAGCTCAAGACCAGGCTGAGTGAGGTGGAGGAGAAACTGCGTCGTTCTGAAACCAGTTCTAGAGTGGGTTGTATGTTCTCCCCCCTCCAGGAGAGTTCCACCCAAACCATGCATGAAGGGAGCCCTGCGTCAGATGcgg ATGCTGAGAGATGTAAACTTATGTACAAGGAGAAATGTGCAGTGGAGAAACTGTGCTGTGAAAAACAAGAG cTAATTGTGACCCTAGAGAGTAGGATCTGTGAGCTGAATGACACACTGCAAGAGGCTGGAGAGAGCTACATGGAAAAGCTTGCTCTGGTTCAAACTTTACAGAACAAACTGGCATATCAG GAGAGGGAGACCGAGCGCCTGCAGTGTGATGTCACAGAGAAGGCAGCAGAGTTGACCTCCCTGCGGGAAGAGTTGGCCAAGCTCTCGCAGGCCCCTGTGGAGCCGTCCAGGCCGCGCCGAGGCCTCCTGGCAAACTTTAAAGAGTCGGTGACATCGCCGCGCAGTGCAACTCTGTGCCGCACCCTCAAACGCTCCGTCAGGTCTACTGCATCACTGAAGAAGAAGCCTGTTTGA
- the zgc:56231 gene encoding kinesin-like protein KIF20A isoform X2 gives MKNSEKGIGQSMYKFSFTQIFAPGVGQAEVFDGTVRTQVQDFLQGKNSLLFSYGVTNAGKTHTIQGSAKDPGILPRALDIVFQHISGRQYVVMDLKPYLGSDVQRLDSVQLKIEKLNKAALFSLLRESDAEPQKTGRSRSSSSSSVSSLSFSSISYDQTESSAEDMHVQFCVWVAFYEIYNEQVYDLLQLNNSSKTKKRPSLRVCDDSNGNSYVRDLRWVNIHNADEACRVLRVGNKNRSAASTKMNQSSSRSHSIFTIKLLRIDGNDVQGISELSLCDLAGSERCNKTKTFGERLKEAGNINTSLLILGKCIAALRSNGVKSGYVPFRESKLTRLFQGVFCGRGRASMIVNINQCASTYDETLNVMKFSAVAQQVVQVIQPRSLESLAPRLVGRDGKPLVKNGVIDQQAVDNYLSEEELLDGDDDADMSILPQEELLGIIESLRTKLLAERRKNLVQEIQIRKEMGDAMLQQLMDSEEQHSQQMAKLKESYEEKLENTFNLYKDALKEHAYQCAVERVEEDYIPIEEYNTAQDREKELKTRLSEVEEKLRRSETSSRVGCMFSPLQESSTQTMHEGSPASDADAERCKLMYKEKCAVEKLCCEKQELIVTLESRICELNDTLQEAGESYMEKLALVQTLQNKLAYQERETERLQCDVTEKAAELTSLREELAKLSQAPVEPSRPRRGLLANFKESVTSPRSATLCRTLKRSVRSTASLKKKPV, from the exons ATGAAAAACAGTGAAAAAGGCATCGGCCAATCAATGTATAAGTTCAGCTTCACACAG ATCTTTGCTCCGGGGGTGGGCCAAGCGGAGGTCTTTGATGGTACTGTTAGGACTCAGGTGCAGGACTTTCTACAAGGGAAAAATTCATTGCTATTCAGTTATGGAGTAACCAATGCAGGCAAGACCCACACTATCCagg GCTCAGCCAAGGACCCTGGTATTTTGCCTAGGGCATTGGATATTGTATTCCAGCACATCAGTGGTCGTCAGTATGTTGTCATGGATCTGAAGCCCTATCTCGGAAGCGATGTTCAGAGGCTTGACTCAGTCCAGCTGAAGATCGAGAAGCTCAACAAAGCTGCTCTCTTCAGCCTTCTTCGAGAG TCTGATGCTGAGCCCCAGAAAACTGGCAGGTCTAGAAGCAGCTCTTCATCATCTGTCTCTAGTTTGTCTTTTTCCAGCATCTCGTATGACCAGACAG AATCATCTGCAGAGGATATGCATGTCCagttctgtgtgtgggtggctttCTATGAGATCTATAATGAGCAGGTCTATGACCTTCTGCAGTTAAACAACTCCTCAAAGACCAAGAAGCGCCCTTCTCTACGTGTGTGTGATGACAGCAATGGCAATTCTTATGTCCGAG ATCTAAGATGGGTGAATATCCATAATGCTGATGAGGCGTGCAGGGTTCTACGCGTTGGGAATAAGAACCGTAGTGCTGCTTCTACGAAGATGAACCAGTCTTCCAGCAGAAG CCACAGCATTTTCACCATCAAACTCCTGCGGATTGATGGAAATGATGTCCAAGGAATATCTGA gctctctctgtgtgacctCGCCGGCTCTGAAAGATGCAACAAAACCAAGACATTTGGGGAGCGTCTGAAGGAGGCAGGAAACATCAACACCTCTCTGCTCATCCTCGGGAAATGCATCGCAGCACTGAGAAGCAATGG GGTAAAGAGCGGCTACGTCCCGTTCCGGGAGAGCAAGCTGACGCGACTCTTTCAGGGTGTGTTCTGTGGGAGGGGCAGGGCCTCCATGATCGTCAACATCAACCAGTGCGCTTCCACCTACGATGAGACCCTCAATGTCATGAAGTTCTCTGCTGTTGCTCAGCAG GTGGTCCAAGTGATTCAACCTCGTTCTCTTGAATCTCTGGCTCCCCGTTTGGTTGGACGGGATGGCAAACCACTAGTGAAAAATGGGGTGATTGACCAGCAGGCTGTGGACAACTACCTGTCTGAAGAAGAGCTGCTGGATGGGGATGATGACGCAGATATGTCCATTCTGCCTCAGGAG GAGTTGCTTGGCATTATTGAGAGTCTACGAACCAAGCTGCTTGCTGAACGGAGGAAGAACCTTGTGCAAGAGATTCAGATCCGCAAAGAGATGGGAGATGCTATGCTACAACAGCTCATGGACAGTGAGGAGcaacatag TCAGCAGATGGCGAAGTTGAAGGAGAGTTATGAGGAGAAGCTGGAGAACACGTTCAATTTGTACAAGGACGCCCTCAAAGAACATGCCTACCAgtgtgctgtggagagagtagaggaggacTACATCCCCATAGAGGAGTACAACACTGCACAGGACCGTGAGAAG GAGCTCAAGACCAGGCTGAGTGAGGTGGAGGAGAAACTGCGTCGTTCTGAAACCAGTTCTAGAGTGGGTTGTATGTTCTCCCCCCTCCAGGAGAGTTCCACCCAAACCATGCATGAAGGGAGCCCTGCGTCAGATGcgg ATGCTGAGAGATGTAAACTTATGTACAAGGAGAAATGTGCAGTGGAGAAACTGTGCTGTGAAAAACAAGAG cTAATTGTGACCCTAGAGAGTAGGATCTGTGAGCTGAATGACACACTGCAAGAGGCTGGAGAGAGCTACATGGAAAAGCTTGCTCTGGTTCAAACTTTACAGAACAAACTGGCATATCAG GAGAGGGAGACCGAGCGCCTGCAGTGTGATGTCACAGAGAAGGCAGCAGAGTTGACCTCCCTGCGGGAAGAGTTGGCCAAGCTCTCGCAGGCCCCTGTGGAGCCGTCCAGGCCGCGCCGAGGCCTCCTGGCAAACTTTAAAGAGTCGGTGACATCGCCGCGCAGTGCAACTCTGTGCCGCACCCTCAAACGCTCCGTCAGGTCTACTGCATCACTGAAGAAGAAGCCTGTTTGA